The Deltaproteobacteria bacterium genomic interval CATCTTGCCATAATGAGAAGTGGCGGCAGTGGAAATCCGGCAACTATCTATCTGAATAATCAAAGCTGCGGCAGTTTTGAAGATAAGCACTATTCAGGTGGTACCGTTGTTTTCCAGGCGGGTCAAACGAAGCTTGGCAGCAACACCTATTATTATAAAGGCATTATGGATGATATCGTTCTTTATAATAAGACACTCAGTCCCGATGAATTGAAGAAGCGTTATCGTACATGGATGACAGGCGCTGTGGCTGATAATAACTCCGGTACGGTCAATGGGCACGGTATACAGGCGAATGACCGGGTTGTCATTACTTTTGACGGTGAAATTAGTGGGCCGCCGACGATTGATGCCTCTAATATTGATACGGTCCTTGCTCTTAATAATGGTCATACCTGGAAAGATGGGGCCGGTGCCATCGGAAGCGCCGTCTGGTCCAGTGATGGCGGTAATACCAATGATACACTGACCATCACCTTGAATAATATGACGACTACCATAGCTGTAGCAAGCGGCGACATAATTACGCCCGACGGAACCATCAAAGATAGCATCCTGAGGCCGATTTTCGGAACCATCTATGTGAGCGGTACCTTCTCCCCCATTCCGAGTGGCGCCGTGGCCTACTATCAATTCAGTGAAAAGAGCGGCACAAGGATCATTGACGGGACATCGAATAACAACCATATGACCTTCTATAATGGCGCCATAAGGACGACGGGTAAAGTTGGTGATGCCATCAACTTTGACGGTTCTGCCGATTATGCCGAGATTTCCAGCGGATTTACGAATTTCACTTCAAATGCCATTTCTGTCGAGGTCTGGATCCAGGGTGGGGGCCAAAGCCCCGGTACGGGCCATGGACTCGTTGCAGGAGATGCCATGAAGATTGATTACTGGGGCGCAAAAGCCTTCTCAGGTGTGAAGACCGGTGGTACCTGGAAGACAAATCAATGGAGTGGTTCTGCTAATATTAACGATGCTGCATGGAAGCATATCGTTCTAACCTGGGATGGCAGTAATCAAAATATTTACATCAATGGTGTGAAGGATGCTGCTCCCTATCCCACTGCTGGAACACTTGATATACAGGATAAGCTCACTATCGGTCTCGATTCGGCATTTGGCTATTATTACAATGGTATCATTGATGAAGTGGTCATCTACAATAAGGCGCTCAATCAGACCGATGTTACGAATCGCTACACTAATCCCTGAAAAATAAGTTTATTTGGATATAAATGGAAAAGGGCCCCTAATAAAGGGGCCCTTTTCTTAATTGATTAGCAAGTTTTGTATGTATCGAAATAGCCCCTCAAGTCCGCCATAGAGAATTGGTAAATGTGCCGGATTTATTATCCTAAAACAGCAGTTGGATCATGATTTCCAGCGCAACCAGTTGTTTCCGCGGCACTTCCAAAAAATGCCAGCTTAACCTGCGGGTGAAGCTATAATTTATTGAAAGTACTGTGACACCAA includes:
- a CDS encoding LamG domain-containing protein — protein: DVLQGNFDVPQGSIGTWWFDEPSGTNAPDATSYNRHGTLNDGASFVSGFYGNGVNLGGSGAQPHDITFPNHSDFGLSDSYSMEVWLKPTDVTGIRPILASNNDLAMRYILYLDDGVVTHRLSTSGSSIDSPDPFASSCSVTLNEWNHLAIMRSGGSGNPATIYLNNQSCGSFEDKHYSGGTVVFQAGQTKLGSNTYYYKGIMDDIVLYNKTLSPDELKKRYRTWMTGAVADNNSGTVNGHGIQANDRVVITFDGEISGPPTIDASNIDTVLALNNGHTWKDGAGAIGSAVWSSDGGNTNDTLTITLNNMTTTIAVASGDIITPDGTIKDSILRPIFGTIYVSGTFSPIPSGAVAYYQFSEKSGTRIIDGTSNNNHMTFYNGAIRTTGKVGDAINFDGSADYAEISSGFTNFTSNAISVEVWIQGGGQSPGTGHGLVAGDAMKIDYWGAKAFSGVKTGGTWKTNQWSGSANINDAAWKHIVLTWDGSNQNIYINGVKDAAPYPTAGTLDIQDKLTIGLDSAFGYYYNGIIDEVVIYNKALNQTDVTNRYTNP